In Achromobacter xylosoxidans A8, a single window of DNA contains:
- the dtnK gene encoding D-threonate kinase has product MNPAIAIVADDLTGSGDTAVQFVRAGWSTHLSIGGADQALSGPGAAGVEVLAVTTNSRPLSAVDAAEVVWQNVRRLRAAGVTRLYKKVDSTLRGAFKAEIDAAREAWGPDTIAVICPAFPATGRTVEQGVLYVNGKPVTETSAATDPVTPVTESHIPTLLGCAHVAAQEDDTPQALAARIRQAGKTVVVDAATEVDLERLARAIGLLGVHALPVGAGGLAVPLARVWAGADQTAPVVVVVTSQHSAARAQAAALQASGADTWTPSLAQLADDAAWQAWSQPLLQAHAQAPAQAGTVLLLAPEGQLDGLDSETVAARLGSLAAQLIASANAAGVVATGGDGARSVLVALGARGIALVDEVMGGVPLGTLTGGTAAGLPVVTKAGGFGTEDVLVRAVRAIRDRRFKR; this is encoded by the coding sequence TTGAATCCCGCCATCGCCATCGTCGCCGATGACCTGACCGGTTCCGGCGACACGGCGGTGCAGTTCGTGCGCGCCGGCTGGAGCACGCACCTGTCCATCGGCGGCGCCGACCAGGCGCTGTCGGGTCCGGGCGCCGCCGGCGTGGAAGTGTTGGCGGTCACGACCAACAGCCGCCCCCTTTCGGCCGTCGACGCGGCCGAAGTCGTCTGGCAGAACGTGCGGCGCCTGCGCGCGGCCGGCGTCACGCGCCTGTACAAGAAAGTTGACTCCACCTTGCGCGGCGCCTTCAAGGCCGAGATCGACGCGGCGCGCGAGGCTTGGGGCCCGGACACCATCGCGGTGATCTGCCCGGCCTTTCCGGCCACCGGCCGCACCGTCGAACAAGGCGTGCTCTACGTCAACGGCAAGCCGGTCACCGAGACCTCGGCGGCCACCGATCCGGTGACCCCCGTGACCGAAAGCCATATCCCCACCCTGCTCGGTTGCGCGCACGTCGCGGCGCAGGAAGACGACACGCCGCAAGCGCTGGCTGCGCGCATCCGCCAGGCAGGCAAGACCGTGGTGGTCGATGCCGCCACTGAAGTCGACTTGGAGCGCCTGGCGCGCGCCATCGGCCTGCTTGGCGTGCACGCCCTGCCCGTGGGCGCGGGCGGCCTGGCCGTGCCGCTGGCCCGGGTCTGGGCCGGCGCCGACCAGACCGCGCCGGTCGTGGTGGTGGTGACCTCGCAGCACAGCGCGGCGCGGGCGCAAGCCGCCGCGCTGCAAGCCTCGGGCGCGGACACCTGGACGCCCTCGCTGGCCCAATTGGCCGACGACGCCGCATGGCAGGCCTGGAGCCAGCCGCTGCTGCAGGCGCACGCGCAAGCCCCCGCGCAGGCCGGTACGGTGCTGCTGCTGGCGCCTGAGGGCCAACTGGACGGTCTGGATTCCGAGACCGTCGCCGCGCGCCTGGGCAGCCTGGCCGCGCAATTGATCGCCAGCGCCAACGCGGCCGGCGTGGTCGCCACCGGCGGCGACGGCGCGCGCAGCGTGCTGGTGGCGCTAGGCGCCCGCGGCATTGCGCTGGTGGATGAAGTGATGGGCGGCGTGCCCCTGGGCACGCTGACCGGAGGCACGGCCGCCGGCCTGCCCGTGGTGACCAAGGCCGGCGGCTTTGGCACCGAAGATGTACTGGTTCGCGCGGTGCGCGCGATCCGCGACAGGAGATTCAAGCGATGA
- the pdxA gene encoding 4-hydroxythreonine-4-phosphate dehydrogenase PdxA encodes MTQPQSGKLPLLAVTLGDVAGIGPEITAKMLMGHDELRQKARLLVVGDVDVMANAVRSLGGDPAIVRKLERAADCANTPGTIEVLQAGPSLAHVKLGEISADAGDGSVRFVTTACALARAGEVDGIVTAPLNKAAMHAAGHKWPGHTELLAHEFGVKTFSLVLSAGDLYIFHATTHVSLRQAIEDLTPARMRAVLRLAGSFAQALGRGDQPVAVSGLNPHAGENGIFGSEDADILAPAVAEANAAGILAAGPIPADALFPQAVRGKWKFVIACYHDQGHAPFKAVYGDDGVNITVGLPVVRVSVDHGTAFDIAGKGIAREDSLILAAERAAHLAPGWTHVWETARAQTGG; translated from the coding sequence ATGACACAACCCCAATCGGGCAAGCTGCCCCTGCTGGCCGTAACCCTGGGCGACGTGGCGGGCATCGGACCGGAAATCACCGCCAAGATGCTGATGGGCCATGATGAACTGCGCCAGAAGGCCCGCCTGCTGGTGGTCGGCGACGTGGACGTGATGGCCAATGCCGTGCGCAGCCTGGGCGGCGACCCCGCTATCGTGCGCAAGCTGGAGCGCGCGGCCGACTGCGCCAACACTCCTGGCACCATCGAAGTGCTGCAAGCCGGCCCCTCGCTGGCCCATGTGAAGCTGGGCGAGATCAGCGCGGACGCGGGCGACGGCTCGGTACGCTTCGTCACCACGGCCTGCGCTCTGGCGCGCGCCGGCGAGGTCGACGGCATCGTCACCGCCCCGCTCAACAAAGCCGCCATGCATGCCGCCGGCCACAAGTGGCCCGGCCACACCGAGCTGCTGGCGCACGAGTTCGGCGTCAAGACCTTCTCGCTGGTGCTGTCGGCCGGCGACCTCTACATTTTCCACGCCACCACCCACGTGTCGCTGCGCCAGGCCATCGAAGACCTGACCCCGGCGCGCATGCGCGCGGTGCTGCGACTGGCCGGTTCGTTCGCCCAGGCGCTGGGCCGCGGCGACCAGCCGGTGGCCGTATCGGGCCTGAATCCGCATGCCGGCGAAAACGGCATCTTCGGCAGCGAAGACGCCGACATCCTGGCGCCCGCCGTGGCCGAAGCCAATGCCGCCGGCATCCTGGCCGCCGGCCCCATCCCGGCCGACGCGCTGTTCCCGCAAGCCGTGCGCGGCAAGTGGAAGTTCGTGATCGCCTGTTACCACGACCAGGGCCACGCGCCCTTCAAGGCGGTGTATGGCGACGACGGCGTGAACATCACGGTGGGCCTGCCGGTCGTGCGCGTGTCCGTGGACCACGGCACCGCCTTCGACATCGCCGGCAAGGGTATCGCCCGCGAGGACAGCCTGATCCTGGCCGCCGAGCGCGCCGCGCATCTGGCCCCGGGCTGGACGCATGTGTGGGAAACTGCGCGGGCACAAACCGGAGGTTGA
- a CDS encoding GntR family transcriptional regulator — protein MAPATHDALPVLDRSGDIPLHAQVATLLRGYIRTNKLAAGAVLPSEAALCDRFGVARSVVRQALAALATEGLIQRETGRPASVAAPQEHRRLVQRSTGLYEQFAQSGVALQTRVLAFARAEPPADVAAFFGTTQLLMLERLRHVADAPLAYVRTWLPVAAVPGLRADDLTDASLHGVLTRRFGLRPGAGRNQIRAVAADRTLAELLGTQTGTPLLMLQGQGMDQHGRPLEWFTTWHRAEQLVFDVDVSMGHESVQPRLQSPAAPADIPAGEHDPLARAQALVAELSAELARLRGQS, from the coding sequence ATGGCGCCCGCCACGCACGACGCATTGCCCGTACTTGACCGCTCCGGCGATATCCCGCTGCACGCCCAGGTGGCGACCCTGCTGCGCGGATACATCCGCACGAACAAGCTCGCGGCCGGCGCCGTGCTGCCCAGCGAGGCAGCGTTGTGCGACCGCTTTGGCGTGGCGCGCAGCGTGGTGCGCCAGGCGCTGGCGGCCCTGGCCACCGAAGGCCTGATCCAGCGCGAAACCGGGCGCCCCGCCAGCGTGGCTGCACCGCAGGAGCACCGCCGGCTGGTGCAGCGCTCCACCGGCCTGTACGAGCAATTCGCGCAGTCCGGCGTGGCCTTGCAGACCCGCGTGCTGGCGTTCGCGCGCGCCGAGCCGCCCGCCGACGTGGCGGCCTTCTTCGGCACCACGCAGTTGCTGATGCTGGAACGCCTGCGCCATGTGGCCGACGCGCCGCTGGCCTACGTGCGCACCTGGCTGCCCGTCGCCGCCGTGCCCGGCCTGCGCGCCGACGATCTGACCGACGCGTCCCTGCACGGCGTGCTGACGCGGCGCTTCGGCCTGCGTCCCGGCGCCGGGCGCAATCAGATCCGGGCAGTCGCCGCCGACCGGACGCTGGCGGAATTGCTGGGTACGCAAACCGGCACGCCCCTGCTGATGCTGCAAGGCCAGGGCATGGACCAGCATGGCCGGCCGCTGGAATGGTTCACGACCTGGCACCGCGCCGAACAACTGGTGTTCGACGTGGACGTCAGCATGGGACATGAAAGCGTGCAGCCCCGGCTGCAGTCCCCCGCCGCGCCCGCCGACATCCCGGCTGGGGAACACGACCCGCTGGCGCGCGCCCAGGCCCTGGTGGCCGAACTATCCGCCGAACTGGCCAGGCTGCGCGGGCAGTCCTGA